Within the Takifugu rubripes chromosome 8, fTakRub1.2, whole genome shotgun sequence genome, the region GAACCTTTTCAGCTATTAGGGAAACACGAAGTGGCACTTTTGATTGCAACCCTGTGTTTTGTAAAGACACTCCAGTATATTATCCACTCTCACACTAGGACTTTTTTGGCTCTTTCACAAAACATAAATAAGTGTGTGTAATTATTTTCCAGCCGATTAAGGATGTTTGAGCTCTATTTTATTCCCATCGAGGAATCAAGGCCACATTCCATCAGCCTCTCAAGCTCCAGAATGGAGGGGACAATAGACTGGCTGTAAAACTGAGCCATCTTCAatctgaggaaagaaaacaaaaagaatcaCTTCGACTTtaatgtggagaacaggagcAGTATCCACACAGACAATTTCTGAGGAAAACTTCAAAACAAACCACAATTTACCACTTATTCGTGGCATCTAGGATAGTTTACAGCTCAACCTAAGACTAAGTTGTGCACCCCTGAATTTAAACAGCCACTCAGACTGTTATTAagctgttaaaataaaaacgTCACACGAATGTTAAATTACAGAAAGCACAATCTAATATAGCAGACTCTGCCAAGTCCCCCAGCCAAGTTTCAAAGGTGAGGTACCTTCTATTTATCAAGTGGCAACAACCGGACTCCACGGGGATGTCGAGGCAGCATTGCTTCTCTGGGATACTTATGTCAGGAATTGGGTTGCCAACTGACTGACAGGCTTTAAAATCCTCTCAAAGTTAAATCAATGGACCCGTCCTGAGATCTTTCTACCCTACGCTGGTGAAAAACACCTGAGTTTAGGTGGAAAAAGATTCAGCCAGAGGTGAACACCATCAATCTGATTAAAATGTTGCTTCTCAAGTGATTACTATAGATGTGTACATGTTCTGAATACTGCTGGAcagtcattaaaaataaaagaacgcGCCCTGGTACATTTCTGTGTTGTCCTTAACAGTGAGTGTTACCTTCTGAGCAGTTCACGTGCTCTGCCGGGCTGGGGGCGGTAGTGTTGCAGAGCTGCGAGGCTGTGAGCTGCCAGAATGCTGTAACACTGTTCACGGAGAGCGTTGTGGTTTGCTGTATCCCACTGTGGCAGCTCACTGGTGTAGCGCCACGCCATCAGTGTGTGCTCCAGCACAGCATCCCACTCCATTTTCTTCAGAAGAACCTGGCCCCACTCTTGACATGAAATCTGAGGATCAAGGTGACATAATGAAGCAGCCCACTTGCCAAGTTACAGAGGCAACGTTGGCAGAATGTGAAAATGGAATAAACAAATCAATCAATGGCAGACCCATTTTCTGACGGATTAAATAGCTCAACATGAAAAGCACAACAGGGGTTTTCTGGaactgtctttttaaaaaaccccaGGCCTTAATTCATCCAACAAATTGCACTCTTCAGTTAAATCAGTAGGGTTACAGAGAAGGAAAATATGGCTCTAAAATACTCACTTTGAATGCCACCAGCTGTGGATATGCTTTTCTGTAACAATGAGCATCTCGGTTGGAACCAAACCGAGAGTAGGGTATAGACCTGTACACATTTGCTTTCTTTAGTTGCAGGTCTTCCTGAAGATACTTCAAATCTGATACCAGGATCCTGGGCTCTAGACTCTAGGATATAAATCAGCAGGTGATATTTTGCAGGGTCTGATCACATTTTGGgatgagacaaaaacacatgtcTGGTCAGCTGAAATGGGTGAGAATCCTACCTGTTCAACCAAGATGAGGGATCTCATGAGCTGCGCAACCTGCTGTTCTGACAGAGGGGTGTGATCAGCCATCTTCTCACATTGCTCCTGCATCCTCCCGCTCCAGGCATCATCAACGGGCAGGTCCactgcaaaagaaaaggaaagtcTTACACGCCACCACAAATATCATATAAAGACCATCTTTCACAGCCCTTTAGGCCAGCCACACATTATTCGCTTTGACGATGACA harbors:
- the LOC105416760 gene encoding uncharacterized protein isoform X1, which gives rise to MRMAAVCQSRRALVEIPAPQPKIAARMRRSYLEILSTRFSPSLLRRGRNAATSRSKPLDLPVDDAWSGRMQEQCEKMADHTPLSEQQVAQLMRSLILVEQSLEPRILVSDLKYLQEDLQLKKANVYRSIPYSRFGSNRDAHCYRKAYPQLVAFKISCQEWGQVLLKKMEWDAVLEHTLMAWRYTSELPQWDTANHNALREQCYSILAAHSLAALQHYRPQPGRARELLRRLKMAQFYSQSIVPSILELERLMECGLDSSMGIK
- the LOC105416760 gene encoding uncharacterized protein isoform X2; translation: MRRSYLEILSTRFSPSLLRRGRNAATSRSKPLDLPVDDAWSGRMQEQCEKMADHTPLSEQQVAQLMRSLILVEQSLEPRILVSDLKYLQEDLQLKKANVYRSIPYSRFGSNRDAHCYRKAYPQLVAFKISCQEWGQVLLKKMEWDAVLEHTLMAWRYTSELPQWDTANHNALREQCYSILAAHSLAALQHYRPQPGRARELLRRLKMAQFYSQSIVPSILELERLMECGLDSSMGIK